A genomic window from Periophthalmus magnuspinnatus isolate fPerMag1 chromosome 16, fPerMag1.2.pri, whole genome shotgun sequence includes:
- the rundc3b gene encoding RUN domain-containing protein 3B isoform X1 yields the protein MASQHPVRNIQASSGRSAAVERRNLLTVCRFSVKTLLDRSCFETIDDSSPEFMNFVSILENILCHKFKGQTTWFGYESPRSFWDYIKVACNKVPHNCIRSIESMENVQSSRAKGRAWIRIVLMEKRLAEYISSALRDLRITRRFYEDGAIMLGEEAALLADTLIGLNTIDFSFCLKGEALDGSCRAVIDYTPYLKFVQSADSISSDEEEMRTMGSSGSESSTPDKTATAASIFTEQSSLFSKCKRFEQKYRMALEQKSYLEELVRLREAQLSQAVSQNRALEQSLTDAQLSHTMDKQQLDYIILELQDQLTMLKNNDLRSRRELTAHLTNQWPSPHALDTNAVALDTLLYKKSIGQWEKSTSHSLKNLLEPPQFKHLESQPSSAKLTHSDTSK from the exons ATGGCGTCCCAACATCCCGTCCGCAACATCCAGGCATCCTCCGGGAGAAGTGCAGCGGTGGAGAGGAGAAATCTGCTGACCGTGTGCAG GTTCTCAGTGAAGACCCTGTTGGACCGTTCCTGTTTCGAGACCATAGACGACTCCTCTCCAGAGTTTATGAACTTTGTCTCCATCCTGGAAAACATTCTCTGTCACAAATTCAAAG GTCAGACAACATGGTTTGGCTATGAAAGTCCTCGTAGTTTCTGGGATTACATTAAAGTGGCTTGTAACAAAGTCCCTCATAACTGCATCCGAAGCATCGAGAGTATGGAGAATGTGCAGTCGTCCAGAGCAAAG GGCAGAGCTTGGATCAGAATAGTTCTAATGGAAAAAAGACTTGCAGAATACATCTCCTCTGCATTAAGAGACCTCAGAATCACCAG GAGATTCTATGAAGACGGGGCGATTATGTTGGGTGAGGAGGCAGCTTTGTTAGCAGACACACTCATTGGCCTCAATACCATAGACTTcag ttttTGTCTGAAAGGCGAGGCTCTGGATGGCAGTTGCCGCGCGGTCATTGACTACACGCCATATTTGAAATTTGTTCAGAG TGCAGACAGCATCAGCAGTGacgaggaggagatgaggacgaTGGGCAGCAGTGGCAGTGAAAGCAGCACTCCAGACAAAACCGCCACAGCCGCCTCCATCTTCACTGAACAGAGCTCCCTGTTCAGCAAATGCAAACGCTTTGAGCAGAAGTACCGCATGGCTcttgaacaaaag AGTTACCTGGAGGAACTGGTACGGTTGCGAGAGGCTCAGCTGTCACAGGCTGTGTCCCAGAACAGAGCGCTGGAGCAGAGCCTGACAGACGCACAGCTCAGTCACACAATGGACAAACAGCAGCTGGACTACATCATACTGGAGCTGCAGGACCAACT GACGATGCTTAAAAACAACGACTTGCGGTCCAGACGGGAGCTGACAGCCCACCTCACAAACCAGTGGCCGTCTCCTCACGCCCTCGACACAAATGCTGTCGCCTTGGATACGTTGCTCTATAAGAAAAGCATTGGACAGTGGGAAAA GAGTACTTCTCATAGTTTGAAGAATTTACTGGAACCACCACAGTTTAAGCATTTAGAAAGTCAGCCATCAAGTGCAAAGTTAACCCATTCTGATACCAGTAAGTGA
- the rundc3b gene encoding RUN domain-containing protein 3B isoform X2 has product MASQHPVRNIQASSGRSAAVERRNLLTVCRFSVKTLLDRSCFETIDDSSPEFMNFVSILENILCHKFKGQTTWFGYESPRSFWDYIKVACNKVPHNCIRSIESMENVQSSRAKGRAWIRIVLMEKRLAEYISSALRDLRITRRFYEDGAIMLGEEAALLADTLIGLNTIDFSFCLKGEALDGSCRAVIDYTPYLKFVQSADSISSDEEEMRTMGSSGSESSTPDKTATAASIFTEQSSLFSKCKRFEQKYRMALEQKSYLEELVRLREAQLSQAVSQNRALEQSLTDAQLSHTMDKQQLDYIILELQDQL; this is encoded by the exons ATGGCGTCCCAACATCCCGTCCGCAACATCCAGGCATCCTCCGGGAGAAGTGCAGCGGTGGAGAGGAGAAATCTGCTGACCGTGTGCAG GTTCTCAGTGAAGACCCTGTTGGACCGTTCCTGTTTCGAGACCATAGACGACTCCTCTCCAGAGTTTATGAACTTTGTCTCCATCCTGGAAAACATTCTCTGTCACAAATTCAAAG GTCAGACAACATGGTTTGGCTATGAAAGTCCTCGTAGTTTCTGGGATTACATTAAAGTGGCTTGTAACAAAGTCCCTCATAACTGCATCCGAAGCATCGAGAGTATGGAGAATGTGCAGTCGTCCAGAGCAAAG GGCAGAGCTTGGATCAGAATAGTTCTAATGGAAAAAAGACTTGCAGAATACATCTCCTCTGCATTAAGAGACCTCAGAATCACCAG GAGATTCTATGAAGACGGGGCGATTATGTTGGGTGAGGAGGCAGCTTTGTTAGCAGACACACTCATTGGCCTCAATACCATAGACTTcag ttttTGTCTGAAAGGCGAGGCTCTGGATGGCAGTTGCCGCGCGGTCATTGACTACACGCCATATTTGAAATTTGTTCAGAG TGCAGACAGCATCAGCAGTGacgaggaggagatgaggacgaTGGGCAGCAGTGGCAGTGAAAGCAGCACTCCAGACAAAACCGCCACAGCCGCCTCCATCTTCACTGAACAGAGCTCCCTGTTCAGCAAATGCAAACGCTTTGAGCAGAAGTACCGCATGGCTcttgaacaaaag AGTTACCTGGAGGAACTGGTACGGTTGCGAGAGGCTCAGCTGTCACAGGCTGTGTCCCAGAACAGAGCGCTGGAGCAGAGCCTGACAGACGCACAGCTCAGTCACACAATGGACAAACAGCAGCTGGACTACATCATACTGGAGCTGCAGGACCAACTGTGA
- the slc25a40 gene encoding probable mitochondrial glutathione transporter SLC25A40 isoform X1 produces MSCQSTASNVRITPVQQMVSSCSGAILTSLFVTPLDVVKIRLQAQRKPFPKGIFLYFYVCFNVFHCVSHKFITMTLINFDSGKCFVYCNGLMDHICVCMNGNSRAWYKAPGRFNGTVDAFIKIMRYEGIKSLWSGLPPTLVMAVPATVIYFTCYDQLCMMMKAQMTNHTQEAPLFAGAIARVGSATVISPLELIRTKLQSQKQSYRQLTDCIRSAVETEGWWSLWRGLGPTLLRDVPFSAMYWYNYERAKALLCQHYNISEPTISISFISGALSGSFAAIVTLPFDVVKTRRQVELGELQAKNLSCQGSSTFRCMQKIVVEQGLSGLFAGFLPRLIKVAPACAIMISTYEFGKAFFHKRNQARSLQYSEY; encoded by the exons ATGAGTTGTCAAAGCACAGCATCCAATGTTAGAATTACTCCAGTCCAGCAAATGGTGTCATCATGTTCTGGGGCAATTCTCACATCTTTGTTTG TCACTCCCTTAGATGTTGTTAAGATTAGACTCCAAGCACAGAGAAAACCATTCCCCAAAggtatttttctatatttttatgtttgttttaatgtgtttcactGTGTAAGTCACAAGTTTATAACTATGACTCTTATTAACTTTGATTCAGGGAAGTGTTTTGTCTACTGCAATGGCCTCATGGAccacatatgtgtgtgtatgaatggaAACTCCAGGGCTTGGTACAAGGCCCCTGGTCGCTTCAATGGCACAGTG GATGCTTTTATCAAAATAATGCGTTATGAGGGGATCAAGTCTTTATGGAGTGGCCTTCCTCCAACTCT AGTTATGGCAGTCCCAGCCACTGTAATCTACTTCACATGTTATGACCAGCTGTGTATGATGATGAAGGCCCAAATGACAAATCACACACAGGAAGCTCCTCTGTTTGCTGGTGCAATTGCTCGAG TTGGCTCGGCGACAGTGATCAGCCCATTGGAGCTCATTCGTACAAAGTTGCAGTCGCAGAAACAGTCCTATAGGCAGTTGACGGACTGTATTCGATCTGCGGTGGAGACTGAGGGCTGGTGGTCGCTATGGCGTGGTTTGGGTCCCACTCTCCTCAGAGATGTGCCCTTCTCTGCCATGTACTGGTACAACTACGAACGAGCCAAAGCTTTATTGTGTCAGCACTACAATATCTCTGAGCCAACTATTAGTATCAGCTTCATATCGGGAGCTTTGTCTGGATCG TTTGCGGCCATTGTTACGCTACCTTTTGATGTGGTCAAAACAAGAAGACAGGTGGAGCTGGGTGAACTGCAAGCTAAGAAct TGTCGTGTCAGGGGTCCTCGACTTTCAGATGTATGCAAAAGATTGTGGTGGAGCAAGGCTTGTCTGGGCTGTTTGCTG GTTTTCTACCCAGGTTGATTAAAGTGGCTCCTGCCTGTGCCATCATGATAAGCACATATGAGTTTGGGAAGGCTTTTTTCCATAAGCGCAATCAGGCGAGATCATTACAATATAGCGAATACTAG
- the slc25a40 gene encoding probable mitochondrial glutathione transporter SLC25A40 isoform X2, which produces MSCQSTASNVRITPVQQMVSSCSGAILTSLFVTPLDVVKIRLQAQRKPFPKGKCFVYCNGLMDHICVCMNGNSRAWYKAPGRFNGTVDAFIKIMRYEGIKSLWSGLPPTLVMAVPATVIYFTCYDQLCMMMKAQMTNHTQEAPLFAGAIARVGSATVISPLELIRTKLQSQKQSYRQLTDCIRSAVETEGWWSLWRGLGPTLLRDVPFSAMYWYNYERAKALLCQHYNISEPTISISFISGALSGSFAAIVTLPFDVVKTRRQVELGELQAKNLSCQGSSTFRCMQKIVVEQGLSGLFAGFLPRLIKVAPACAIMISTYEFGKAFFHKRNQARSLQYSEY; this is translated from the exons ATGAGTTGTCAAAGCACAGCATCCAATGTTAGAATTACTCCAGTCCAGCAAATGGTGTCATCATGTTCTGGGGCAATTCTCACATCTTTGTTTG TCACTCCCTTAGATGTTGTTAAGATTAGACTCCAAGCACAGAGAAAACCATTCCCCAAAg GGAAGTGTTTTGTCTACTGCAATGGCCTCATGGAccacatatgtgtgtgtatgaatggaAACTCCAGGGCTTGGTACAAGGCCCCTGGTCGCTTCAATGGCACAGTG GATGCTTTTATCAAAATAATGCGTTATGAGGGGATCAAGTCTTTATGGAGTGGCCTTCCTCCAACTCT AGTTATGGCAGTCCCAGCCACTGTAATCTACTTCACATGTTATGACCAGCTGTGTATGATGATGAAGGCCCAAATGACAAATCACACACAGGAAGCTCCTCTGTTTGCTGGTGCAATTGCTCGAG TTGGCTCGGCGACAGTGATCAGCCCATTGGAGCTCATTCGTACAAAGTTGCAGTCGCAGAAACAGTCCTATAGGCAGTTGACGGACTGTATTCGATCTGCGGTGGAGACTGAGGGCTGGTGGTCGCTATGGCGTGGTTTGGGTCCCACTCTCCTCAGAGATGTGCCCTTCTCTGCCATGTACTGGTACAACTACGAACGAGCCAAAGCTTTATTGTGTCAGCACTACAATATCTCTGAGCCAACTATTAGTATCAGCTTCATATCGGGAGCTTTGTCTGGATCG TTTGCGGCCATTGTTACGCTACCTTTTGATGTGGTCAAAACAAGAAGACAGGTGGAGCTGGGTGAACTGCAAGCTAAGAAct TGTCGTGTCAGGGGTCCTCGACTTTCAGATGTATGCAAAAGATTGTGGTGGAGCAAGGCTTGTCTGGGCTGTTTGCTG GTTTTCTACCCAGGTTGATTAAAGTGGCTCCTGCCTGTGCCATCATGATAAGCACATATGAGTTTGGGAAGGCTTTTTTCCATAAGCGCAATCAGGCGAGATCATTACAATATAGCGAATACTAG
- the dbf4 gene encoding protein DBF4 homolog A codes for MKENIMKPRHNKGRLPDCDKRALIQTRATPCASQTPRVKPFTGKVFYLDLTSNKVAETLESDIELLGGTVEKFFSKDIKYLVSNKREAKYVQCLRQDSPAPSPESGPSSPQLCSGDGTKSTSQLQKDTVAMSQGKSLVKKVVKEQERIRMNKILSNALEWGVKILYLDDVISYVSKKKKSISCQQPAPAVVKTNLKNESKLSFQKSKGGRIGKPFVKVEDASRHYRPFYLRLTNVPEFTLSTHPPCTPFCLENKDAAGNRTQRGVRALASDERPNERKKKKLGGYCECCLLKYDNITTHLQSDRHKTFAKSDEYFIVDKLVSAMHCNFIPFRNKLKKPKCSVSSVLSVPGPFVDKPRAEDGVDSVVKLELFQSQNHERKEERSSIPPLKTTAAAPSVCHKTNKRRKNSTFSDSKRKQPPRHTFTSNIKEQRPHRNEELAPPTGASPAPHPGFSEAHLSLSHSTEALGDVNSKTEPLSQTLNETNPETKLESGLCTAAHRRMLVHKQSTENYVSLKGGSSEDFVPEEMIKRKIKVYKRKRQKMLGPLVSSLSVEQSDGLTRLRELFQDSDDMDIEFHGFE; via the exons ATGAAGGAGAATATCATGAAGCCCAGGCACAACAAGGGGCGATTGCCAG ACTGTGATAAACGTGCACTGATTCAGACGAGAGCGACCCCATGTGCCTCACAAACTCCTCGAGTCAAACCATTTACTGGGAAAGTGTTTTACCTGGACCTAACGTCTAATAAAGTGGCAGAGACGTTAGAAAGTGATATTGAATTATTAGGAGGG ACGGTTGAAAAGTTCTTCAGTAAAGATATAAAGTATCTTGTCTCCAATAAAAGAGAAGCCAAATATGTGCAGTGCCTCAGACAGGACTCACCGGCGCCGAGTCCAGAGTCTGGGCCTAGTTCCCCTCAGCTCTGTTCCGGAGACGGCACCAAGAGCACCTCCCAGCTCCAAAAAGACACT GTTGCCATGAGCCAGGGAAAGTCTTTAGTGAAGAAAGTGGTGAAGGAGCAG gAGAGGATTCGGATGAACAAAATTCTCTCAAATGCTTTGGAGTGGGGCGTGAAGATCCTTTATTTAGATG atgtaatatCTTATGTTAGTAAGAAGAAAAAGAGCATTTCTTGTCAGCAACCTGCTCCAGCTGTTGTCAAAACAAAT ctaaaaaatgagtcaaaacttaGTTTTCAAAAATCCAAAG GTGGACGTATAGGTAAACCCTTTGTCAAAGTAGAAGATGCAAGCAG ACACTATCGGCCATTTTACCTCAGACTGACAAATGTCCCAGAGTTCACCCTGTCGACGCATCCTCCCTGTACTCCGTTCTGTTTAGAGAACAAAGATGCTGCAGGAAACAGGACCCAAAG AGGAGTGAGAGCTTTAGCCTCTGACGAGAGACCGAACGAACGAAAGAAGAAGAAGCTAGGAGGATATTGTGAATGCTGTTTGCTGAAATATGACAACATCACAACA CATCTACAAAGTGATCGACACAAAACTTTTGCCAAAAGTGATGAGTATTTTATTGTGGACAAACTTGTGTCAGCGATGCACTGCAACTTCATCCCCTTcagaaataaacttaaaaa GCCGAAGTGTAGTGTGTCGTCAGTCCTGAGCGTGCCGGGACCATTTGTGGATAAGCCAAGAGCCGAGGATGGAGTTGATTCTGTTGTGAAGCTTGAATTGTTTCAATCCCAAAACcatgagaggaaagaggagcggAGTTCAATACCTCCTTTAAAAACCACAGCTGCAGCGCCTTCTGTctgtcacaaaacaaacaaaagaagaaaaaacagcaCTTTTTCAGACTCAAAACGCAAACAGCCGCCTAGACACACCTTCACCTCAAATATAAAAGAACAGCGGCCTCACAGAAACGAAGAACTGGCTCCCCCTACAGGTGCCAGTCCAGCACCTCACCCAGGCTTCAGTGAGGCACATCTCTCACTGAGCCATAGCACAGAAGCACTTGGAGATGTGAATAGCAAAACTGAACCTCTTTCACAAACTTTAAATGAGACAAATCCAGAGACTAAACTGGAGTCTGGTCTATGCACTGCAGCGCACAGAAGAATGCTAGTGCACAAACAATCAACTGAAAACTATGTTTCACTCAAAGGGGGTTCATCTGAGGACTTTGTTCCCGAGGAGATGATCAAGAGAAAAATTAAAGTTTATAAacgtaaaagacaaaaaatgctCGGCCCATTGGTCAGCAGTCTAAGCGTGGAGCAGAGTGACGGCCTGACGAGGTTGAGGGAGCTGTTTCAGGACAGTGACGATATGGACATTGAGTTTCATGGGTTTGAATAA